One Epidermidibacterium keratini DNA segment encodes these proteins:
- a CDS encoding 4-coumarate--CoA ligase family protein yields MSYPSTLPDLQIPDVTVPQLALRHAGDLGERTALVDATTGDSLTFAQTAAYAERVAAWLAAEGVGKGDRVMIFAPNLIWYPVMFHGIALAGAISTTANALYTGEEIAHQLADSGARTIFTISPFLDRIKEAVAQQPVDRIVVIDGAEGYADLRTILGSEAPAPQVAVDPATDLATLPYSSGTTGLPKGVMLSHRNLVSNVAQCEAIMDEFDENAVVLAVLPFFHIYGLTVLMNLALARGARLVTMPRFDLEGFLGAIAEHKVTRLYVAPPILVALAKHPIVDNYDLSSLRSITSGAAPLDEKLALAVEQRIGVPVRQGFGMTELSPVSHAVPDAKVAQTPAGSVGYAVPNVECRLVDPDSGNDVGPGEPGELWVRGPNVMVGYLGNDKATAETIVEDGWLRTGDIAEVTDEGVYTIVDRLKELIKYKGYQVAPAELEALLLTNPDITDSAVIGVPDTEGGEIPKAFVVRRDGGSLTEDDVMAFVAEHVAPHKKVRQVQFVEAVPKSASGKILRKDLRALEGR; encoded by the coding sequence ATGTCCTACCCCAGCACCCTCCCCGATCTGCAGATCCCCGATGTCACCGTGCCGCAGCTGGCGCTTCGCCACGCCGGCGATCTCGGCGAACGGACCGCGCTGGTGGATGCGACAACGGGTGACTCGCTGACCTTCGCCCAGACTGCGGCGTACGCCGAACGCGTCGCCGCATGGCTGGCCGCTGAGGGTGTCGGCAAGGGCGACCGCGTGATGATCTTCGCGCCCAACCTGATCTGGTACCCGGTGATGTTCCACGGCATCGCGCTCGCCGGCGCGATCTCGACCACCGCCAACGCGCTCTACACCGGCGAAGAGATCGCCCACCAGCTCGCCGACTCCGGCGCCCGCACGATCTTCACGATCTCGCCGTTCCTGGACCGCATTAAAGAGGCGGTTGCGCAGCAGCCGGTCGACCGAATCGTCGTGATCGACGGCGCCGAGGGGTACGCCGATCTGCGCACCATCCTCGGCAGTGAGGCGCCGGCGCCGCAGGTTGCGGTCGATCCAGCGACCGACCTCGCGACGTTGCCCTACTCGTCGGGTACGACGGGGCTGCCCAAGGGCGTCATGCTCAGCCATCGCAACCTGGTCTCCAACGTCGCCCAGTGCGAGGCGATCATGGACGAGTTCGACGAAAACGCCGTCGTACTCGCCGTCTTGCCGTTCTTCCACATCTACGGCCTGACCGTCCTGATGAACCTCGCCCTCGCCCGCGGCGCCCGCCTAGTCACGATGCCGCGATTCGACCTCGAGGGCTTCCTCGGCGCGATCGCCGAGCACAAGGTGACCCGGCTGTACGTCGCGCCGCCGATCCTCGTCGCGCTGGCCAAGCACCCGATCGTCGACAACTACGACCTCAGCTCGCTGCGCAGCATCACCTCCGGCGCCGCCCCGCTCGATGAGAAGCTCGCGCTGGCCGTCGAGCAGCGCATCGGCGTACCCGTCCGCCAGGGCTTCGGCATGACCGAGCTCTCCCCGGTCAGTCACGCCGTTCCCGACGCCAAGGTCGCGCAGACACCGGCCGGGTCGGTGGGGTACGCCGTACCGAACGTCGAGTGCCGCCTCGTCGACCCTGACTCCGGCAATGACGTCGGACCCGGTGAGCCCGGCGAGCTGTGGGTGCGCGGTCCCAACGTGATGGTCGGCTACCTCGGCAACGACAAGGCCACGGCCGAGACGATCGTCGAGGACGGTTGGCTGCGCACCGGCGACATCGCCGAAGTGACCGATGAGGGTGTCTACACGATCGTCGACCGGCTCAAGGAGCTCATCAAGTACAAGGGCTACCAGGTGGCTCCCGCTGAGCTTGAGGCGTTGCTGCTGACGAACCCCGACATCACCGACTCGGCGGTCATCGGCGTACCGGACACCGAGGGCGGCGAGATCCCCAAGGCGTTCGTCGTACGCCGCGACGGCGGGTCGCTGACCGAGGACGATGTCATGGCGTTCGTCGCCGAGCATGTCGCCCCGCACAAGAAGGTGCGCCAGGTGCAGTTCGTCGAGGCTGTGCCAAAGTCGGCATCGGGCAAGATCCTGCGCAAGGACCTTCGCGCGCTCGAGGGTCGCTGA
- a CDS encoding YgdI/YgdR family lipoprotein, translating into MKKFAAAALVVAPMMLLAGCSKPSQDELHKSLVDDAEAQGAPPEVATAFADCAAPKLYEELSASSLNTIVENGLGPDTKVSEDDKKAGDKIVADCVTEAGG; encoded by the coding sequence ATGAAGAAGTTTGCCGCTGCGGCGCTCGTCGTCGCGCCGATGATGTTGCTCGCTGGCTGCAGCAAGCCGTCGCAGGACGAGCTTCATAAGAGCCTGGTCGACGACGCCGAGGCTCAGGGCGCGCCGCCGGAGGTGGCCACGGCCTTCGCCGACTGCGCCGCACCGAAGCTCTATGAGGAGCTTTCGGCCTCCAGCCTCAACACGATTGTTGAGAACGGGCTTGGTCCCGACACGAAGGTGTCCGAGGATGACAAGAAGGCGGGCGACAAGATCGTCGCCGACTGCGTCACCGAGGCCGGCGGCTAA
- a CDS encoding DUF1648 domain-containing protein, whose protein sequence is MTIKQRHLAATIGAAVIATISYVVFAAVYADRLPSRMATHFNLGGRADGFMTTPVALIVSGIAAAAMPLLLIVIAAASRWWEGRVAPAVSGVCVGLAVSMAVLGGALVLVNADLTDPADARLGWLGVFVPIAAGVLAGFVVGAFLPRAQPVDPEVVPALDLPEGQRAAWFGRAEFHPALQIALSVILVGAVVFVALVADGALAWVLSGVVVLAVAIALACMTFVVQVDSRGLRWRSALGFPRGRVPIEDIETAEVIDVRPMDYGGWGLRFTPGATAIVTRSGPALAVRRTGRDFVITLDDPRTPAAVLNAEIARTTPRPEPKPHTGGQLTQ, encoded by the coding sequence ATGACCATCAAGCAGCGACACCTTGCGGCCACGATCGGAGCCGCGGTTATCGCGACCATCAGCTACGTCGTGTTTGCCGCGGTGTATGCCGACCGGCTCCCTTCACGCATGGCGACTCACTTCAATCTGGGCGGACGCGCCGACGGATTCATGACGACGCCAGTGGCGCTGATAGTCAGCGGCATCGCGGCCGCCGCGATGCCGCTTCTGCTCATCGTGATCGCCGCGGCGTCGCGATGGTGGGAGGGGCGCGTCGCGCCAGCCGTATCCGGCGTCTGCGTGGGCCTTGCGGTGAGCATGGCGGTGCTGGGCGGCGCGCTCGTGCTCGTCAACGCGGATCTGACCGATCCCGCCGACGCACGGCTCGGGTGGCTTGGGGTGTTCGTGCCGATCGCGGCCGGGGTGCTGGCCGGCTTCGTCGTCGGCGCCTTCCTTCCTCGGGCCCAGCCGGTCGATCCCGAGGTCGTGCCTGCGCTGGACCTGCCGGAGGGCCAGCGGGCGGCGTGGTTCGGTCGAGCCGAGTTCCACCCCGCTCTGCAGATCGCACTCAGCGTCATCCTCGTCGGCGCCGTGGTTTTCGTCGCGCTTGTTGCCGACGGAGCCCTTGCGTGGGTCTTGAGCGGCGTTGTCGTGCTAGCAGTCGCCATCGCGCTCGCCTGCATGACGTTCGTGGTTCAGGTCGACTCGCGCGGGCTCCGGTGGCGCTCAGCGCTCGGATTTCCTCGCGGTCGAGTGCCGATCGAGGACATCGAGACGGCGGAGGTCATCGACGTACGCCCGATGGACTACGGCGGCTGGGGACTGCGTTTCACCCCCGGCGCGACCGCGATCGTGACTCGCTCCGGGCCAGCGCTGGCGGTGCGGCGTACCGGGCGAGACTTCGTGATCACCCTCGACGACCCGCGCACCCCAGCGGCCGTGCTCAACGCTGAAATCGCTCGGACAACCCCGCGACCAGAACCAAAACCGCACACCGGCGGCCAACTCACGCAATAG
- a CDS encoding GntR family transcriptional regulator: MLITIDPTSDVALHEQIASAARRAVANGEVTAGERLPAARDLAESLQVNMHTVLRAYNALRDEGLIELRRGRGAVVLANNPPPPEVNDAVADLVALARKHGIDARTLHAQIDERFAQ; encoded by the coding sequence GTGCTGATCACTATCGACCCGACTAGCGACGTAGCGCTGCATGAGCAGATCGCCTCAGCAGCCCGCCGCGCGGTCGCGAACGGCGAGGTCACAGCGGGTGAGCGGCTGCCCGCGGCACGCGACCTTGCCGAGTCACTGCAGGTCAACATGCACACGGTGCTGCGGGCCTACAACGCGCTGCGCGACGAGGGGTTGATCGAGCTGCGCCGCGGCCGCGGCGCCGTCGTACTCGCCAATAACCCTCCGCCGCCGGAAGTCAACGACGCTGTCGCCGACCTCGTCGCCCTCGCCCGCAAACACGGGATCGACGCTCGCACACTTCATGCCCAGATCGACGAAAGGTTCGCCCAATGA
- a CDS encoding CPBP family intramembrane glutamic endopeptidase produces the protein MTSTSTPDRAQDPASTPQERTAYRREIWIVLGLSLGQSAIYSIVSIVAKLTAQERLADQTTTINGAQSERPLLDLVYQLLGIGFALVPVALALYLLTRDPGSPVRRLGLAVPNARTALSDLGWGAALAALIGIPGLGFYFLARAIGINTTVAASGLEGYWWTIPVLILAAIQNAVLEQIVVVGFLMTRLRQLGWGMWPTIITSAVLRGTYHLYQGFGGFIGNIVMGIVFAYWFEKKRRLMPLIVAHSLLDISAFVGYQLFF, from the coding sequence GTGACCTCGACGAGTACGCCGGACCGAGCTCAAGATCCCGCTTCGACGCCGCAGGAGCGCACGGCGTACCGCAGGGAGATCTGGATCGTCCTTGGCCTCTCGCTGGGGCAGTCGGCCATCTACTCGATCGTCAGCATCGTCGCCAAGCTGACGGCGCAGGAACGGCTTGCCGACCAGACGACCACCATCAACGGAGCGCAGTCCGAGCGGCCGCTGCTCGACCTCGTCTACCAGCTGCTCGGCATCGGGTTCGCTCTCGTGCCGGTGGCGCTCGCGCTCTACCTGCTGACGCGCGACCCCGGCTCGCCGGTACGCCGCCTCGGTCTCGCCGTCCCAAACGCGCGTACGGCGCTGAGCGACCTCGGGTGGGGAGCGGCGCTCGCGGCGCTGATCGGCATACCCGGTCTCGGCTTCTACTTCCTCGCTCGGGCAATAGGCATCAACACCACCGTGGCCGCGAGCGGGCTCGAAGGCTACTGGTGGACCATCCCGGTGCTCATCCTGGCGGCGATCCAGAACGCCGTGCTCGAGCAGATCGTGGTCGTCGGATTCTTGATGACCCGGCTCCGCCAGCTCGGTTGGGGGATGTGGCCGACGATCATCACCAGCGCCGTACTCCGCGGCACCTACCACCTCTACCAGGGCTTCGGCGGGTTCATCGGCAACATCGTCATGGGAATCGTCTTCGCCTACTGGTTTGAGAAGAAGCGGCGGCTGATGCCGCTGATCGTCGCCCACTCGCTGCTCGACATCAGTGCGTTCGTGGGCTACCAGCTGTTCTTCTGA
- a CDS encoding Abi family protein, translating into MTGSIRFASLLSLVYQDRPARFTARADFPFGGASEAHFREKYDDRMPIWALTELLELGQLSRLYSGLRNDLATEIATAFGVPTKRLMASWIATVNYVRNIAAHHARLFNRKLVISPKRPKPGQVPLLDHLGQLGAPKQFGSYNALAVMAYLLKTAAPTANWPDRVASHLRQFPRNTALDVGSMGVAEGWLDEPLWRPRVSK; encoded by the coding sequence TTGACCGGCAGCATCCGGTTTGCGTCCCTGTTATCATTGGTGTATCAGGATCGGCCCGCTCGCTTCACGGCTCGGGCCGATTTTCCTTTCGGGGGCGCCAGTGAAGCCCATTTCCGCGAGAAGTACGACGACCGGATGCCGATCTGGGCACTCACGGAACTGCTCGAACTCGGTCAACTTTCACGCCTGTACAGCGGATTACGGAACGATCTTGCCACCGAGATTGCGACGGCGTTCGGCGTGCCCACCAAGCGGTTGATGGCGAGCTGGATAGCGACTGTCAACTACGTCAGAAACATCGCCGCGCATCACGCGAGGCTCTTTAACCGGAAACTGGTGATATCACCCAAACGCCCAAAACCCGGGCAAGTCCCCTTGCTTGACCACCTTGGCCAGCTCGGGGCCCCGAAGCAATTCGGATCGTATAACGCGCTGGCAGTAATGGCCTACTTGCTCAAGACGGCCGCCCCGACCGCGAACTGGCCGGATCGCGTCGCTAGCCACCTTCGTCAGTTTCCGAGGAACACAGCTCTAGACGTGGGGTCGATGGGCGTGGCCGAAGGCTGGCTCGACGAACCACTGTGGCGACCCCGAGTCAGCAAGTAA
- the panC gene encoding pantoate--beta-alanine ligase, which translates to MSSPQVVRTRDDLRSVIRERVAPLIERGDASLGLVPTMGALHGGHGELVQAARAANDLVVASVFVNPLQFDDPVDFARYPRDLDADLAILEAGGVDVVFAPATEEMYPGGTPMVTVSAGEMGRRLEGASRPGHFDGVVTVVAKLFQLSTPPYPCRFNAYFGQKDAQQLAIIRRLAHDLDFGVEINPVPIVRTPEGLAMSSRNQLLTERAATAALALSRALGVLRERAAAGKPLNIPEVEAMIREDDLVELDYLKIVDPRTLRPIHLSGSTPGPALALIAARVDGIRLIDNMDLPGPT; encoded by the coding sequence ATGAGCTCACCTCAGGTAGTGCGTACCCGCGATGACCTCCGTTCCGTGATCCGCGAGCGGGTCGCCCCGCTGATCGAGCGTGGCGATGCCTCGCTCGGGCTGGTGCCGACGATGGGGGCGCTGCACGGTGGTCACGGCGAGCTCGTGCAGGCGGCCCGCGCGGCCAACGACCTCGTCGTCGCGTCGGTGTTCGTCAACCCGCTGCAGTTTGACGATCCGGTCGACTTTGCCCGCTATCCCCGCGATCTCGACGCCGACCTCGCGATCCTGGAGGCGGGCGGCGTCGATGTCGTCTTCGCCCCGGCGACGGAGGAGATGTATCCCGGGGGTACGCCGATGGTCACGGTGTCGGCTGGTGAGATGGGCCGCCGGCTGGAGGGCGCGTCCCGGCCCGGCCATTTCGACGGAGTGGTGACGGTGGTCGCCAAGCTGTTCCAGCTCAGCACGCCGCCGTACCCGTGCCGCTTCAACGCCTACTTCGGGCAGAAGGACGCGCAGCAGCTCGCGATCATCAGGCGGCTCGCGCACGACCTCGACTTCGGTGTCGAGATCAACCCGGTCCCGATTGTGCGGACGCCCGAGGGTCTTGCGATGTCGAGCCGCAACCAGCTGCTGACTGAACGCGCGGCGACTGCCGCGCTCGCCCTGTCACGGGCTCTCGGCGTACTGCGTGAGCGTGCGGCGGCTGGAAAGCCGTTGAATATCCCGGAAGTTGAGGCGATGATCCGCGAAGACGACCTCGTCGAACTGGACTATCTGAAGATCGTCGACCCGCGGACGCTTCGCCCGATCCACCTGTCGGGCTCGACGCCCGGACCAGCACTGGCGTTGATCGCTGCACGCGTTGATGGGATTCGGCTGATCGACAACATGGACCTGCCCGGCCCCACGTAG
- a CDS encoding alanine racemase, protein MPTSIDPASSALADLTTPALVVDGTLLQANIDAMAAVLPGPRLRPHVKAHKTTELARRQYAAGHHGFTCATIREVEGMAAAGLGADLLLANEIVDATRIGAVVERGARVTLAVDSPETIEAAASGGVREVVIDVNVGLPRCGCDVADAGVLADHARSLGLSVRGVMGYEGHLMMVTPYAEKQRRVEKAMRTLLQAHEAVGGELVTAGGTGTYQANAWANEIQAGSYVLMDTQYAGLDTPFVQAFWVLGTVISAHPTHAVADVGLKALGMDHGNPRVEGAEVQFVSDEHITFRPSDPVRVGDRVLVTPAHIDPTIAMHERMHVVRADGGREVWPVDLRGW, encoded by the coding sequence ATGCCAACCTCGATCGATCCCGCCTCGTCTGCTCTCGCCGACCTGACGACTCCGGCGCTGGTAGTAGACGGCACCCTGCTGCAGGCCAACATCGACGCTATGGCAGCGGTTCTGCCCGGCCCGCGGCTGCGACCGCATGTCAAGGCACACAAGACCACCGAGCTCGCCCGGCGCCAGTACGCCGCCGGGCACCACGGATTCACCTGCGCGACGATCCGCGAGGTGGAGGGCATGGCGGCGGCGGGTCTCGGCGCCGACCTGCTGCTGGCTAACGAGATCGTCGATGCCACCCGGATCGGCGCAGTGGTCGAGCGCGGTGCCCGCGTGACACTCGCTGTCGACTCGCCCGAGACGATTGAGGCAGCGGCCAGCGGCGGCGTACGTGAGGTCGTCATCGACGTCAACGTCGGACTTCCCCGCTGTGGCTGCGATGTCGCCGATGCCGGCGTACTCGCCGACCACGCGCGGTCGCTCGGCTTGAGCGTGCGCGGCGTGATGGGCTACGAGGGGCACCTGATGATGGTGACGCCGTACGCCGAGAAGCAGCGGCGGGTCGAGAAGGCGATGCGCACGCTGCTGCAGGCGCACGAGGCAGTGGGTGGTGAGCTCGTCACCGCCGGCGGAACCGGCACCTACCAGGCAAACGCGTGGGCAAACGAGATCCAGGCCGGCTCCTACGTGCTGATGGACACGCAGTACGCCGGACTCGATACGCCTTTCGTGCAAGCGTTCTGGGTGCTGGGCACGGTGATCTCAGCCCACCCGACGCACGCCGTAGCCGACGTCGGGCTGAAGGCTCTCGGCATGGACCACGGCAACCCGCGGGTGGAAGGCGCGGAGGTCCAGTTCGTCTCCGACGAGCACATCACCTTCAGGCCAAGCGATCCCGTGCGCGTCGGAGACCGCGTGCTCGTCACCCCAGCGCACATCGACCCGACAATCGCGATGCACGAGCGCATGCACGTCGTGCGGGCCGATGGCGGGCGAGAGGTGTGGCCGGTCGACCTACGCGGTTGGTGA
- a CDS encoding aquaporin, giving the protein MAEADRSTSAWRSYVAEFIGTLVLVLGGVGAAVLAGPYIGNVGIAAAFGVTLLFLVYAIGPISGCHVNPAVTAGLVITGKIALKDAIFYVIAQCLGAIAGAAIVLGIASGNPTYDRAVDGVGSNGFGANSPTGFSFGSVFAAEVALTFILVFVVLAATDRIGTAALAGTAIGGALGVIHLIGIPISGTSVNPARSLGSAVFSGGEAMAQLWVFIVAPLIGGVVGALVYNIVFGQDEIEGEGGLNVDGRGDEDPLDRSPERFVGVDSDPTTPGHDTPPPARGSSPTA; this is encoded by the coding sequence ATGGCTGAGGCAGACCGGTCCACGAGCGCGTGGCGTAGCTACGTCGCCGAGTTCATCGGCACTCTGGTGCTCGTGCTCGGTGGCGTCGGTGCCGCCGTACTCGCCGGGCCCTACATCGGAAATGTCGGCATCGCGGCCGCGTTCGGTGTCACGCTGCTGTTCCTGGTCTACGCGATCGGCCCGATCTCCGGCTGCCACGTCAACCCGGCGGTCACCGCCGGGCTGGTCATCACCGGCAAGATCGCCCTGAAGGATGCGATCTTCTACGTGATCGCGCAGTGCCTCGGTGCGATTGCCGGCGCCGCCATCGTGCTCGGCATCGCATCCGGAAACCCGACCTACGACCGGGCGGTCGATGGCGTCGGCTCCAACGGCTTCGGCGCCAACAGCCCGACCGGGTTCAGCTTCGGCTCGGTTTTCGCGGCCGAGGTCGCGCTCACCTTCATCCTGGTGTTCGTCGTACTCGCCGCCACGGACCGCATCGGCACGGCCGCGTTGGCCGGTACCGCAATCGGCGGCGCTCTTGGCGTCATCCACCTGATCGGCATCCCGATCAGCGGCACGTCGGTCAACCCGGCGCGCAGCCTCGGGTCGGCCGTCTTCAGCGGCGGCGAGGCGATGGCCCAGCTGTGGGTGTTTATCGTGGCGCCCCTTATCGGTGGTGTCGTGGGCGCGCTGGTCTACAACATCGTGTTCGGTCAGGACGAGATCGAGGGCGAGGGCGGCCTTAACGTCGACGGCCGCGGAGACGAGGATCCGCTGGATCGCTCGCCCGAGCGGTTTGTCGGCGTTGATTCGGACCCGACCACCCCGGGGCACGACACTCCTCCCCCAGCCCGCGGTTCGTCACCAACCGCGTAG
- the ypfJ gene encoding KPN_02809 family neutral zinc metallopeptidase — MEFNRDAKIDTSQIRDVRGSRGGGGGGFGGGFGGRGGGMPIPLPRGAGGNMGCLGIVGLVIFLVLQFVNLGGSGDGGGSSQGSGGIDTSNVDAGDSGDNIASCATDPNAVERDDCRLALVVNSAQAFWSGYLPENTPQSIEYRPAVTQLYTQGTNTGCGQASSAVGPFYCPADETVYIDMSFFDTMLTQLGAQDVPFVQAYVVAHEYGHHIQNILGILEQGQSMGQQGPESGAVRIELMADCLAGVWANNATGTTDSSGVQIITEITDEDIQSGLEAAQAIGDDNIQSQSGGPVNPESFTHGTSEQRYNWFKTGIDTGDMAQCDTFSGNI; from the coding sequence ATGGAGTTCAACAGAGACGCCAAGATTGACACCTCGCAGATCCGAGACGTCCGCGGGTCGCGTGGTGGCGGCGGTGGCGGATTCGGCGGCGGCTTTGGCGGGCGCGGCGGCGGCATGCCGATCCCGTTGCCTCGGGGCGCCGGCGGCAATATGGGCTGCCTCGGCATCGTCGGCCTCGTCATCTTCCTGGTCCTGCAGTTCGTCAACCTGGGAGGCTCGGGTGACGGCGGCGGTAGCTCGCAGGGTAGCGGCGGCATCGACACCTCCAACGTCGACGCTGGCGACTCCGGTGACAACATTGCCTCGTGCGCGACCGATCCCAACGCTGTCGAGCGCGACGACTGCCGGCTCGCGCTGGTGGTCAACAGCGCCCAGGCGTTCTGGTCGGGTTACCTGCCAGAAAACACGCCGCAGTCGATCGAGTACCGTCCAGCGGTCACCCAGCTCTACACGCAGGGCACCAACACCGGGTGCGGGCAAGCGAGCTCGGCAGTTGGTCCGTTCTACTGCCCCGCCGACGAGACCGTCTACATCGACATGTCGTTCTTCGACACGATGCTCACCCAGCTTGGGGCGCAGGACGTGCCGTTCGTGCAGGCCTACGTCGTTGCACATGAATACGGCCACCACATCCAAAACATTCTTGGAATCTTGGAGCAGGGTCAGTCGATGGGACAGCAGGGCCCGGAGAGCGGCGCCGTGCGCATCGAGCTGATGGCCGACTGCCTCGCCGGCGTGTGGGCCAACAACGCGACGGGTACGACGGACTCCAGTGGCGTCCAGATCATCACCGAGATCACCGACGAAGACATCCAGTCGGGCCTGGAAGCGGCGCAGGCAATCGGCGACGACAACATCCAGAGCCAGTCCGGCGGGCCGGTCAACCCCGAGTCGTTCACGCACGGTACGTCTGAGCAGCGCTACAACTGGTTCAAGACTGGTATCGACACCGGCGACATGGCGCAGTGTGACACCTTCTCCGGCAACATCTAG
- a CDS encoding prephenate dehydrogenase, whose product MPSRPSVAIVGLGLIGGSLALRLNERGYDVRGHARDPQTVRDATDAGITAYADLDTMLSKLPSDAVVVLATPLPAALELLPKIAATTPDSVTITDVVSTKSPLLQAARDAGAAHRYVGAHPMAGTAESGFAAAYAELLDDATWVVTLDGGTDLQRWRQVAALALDSGGKVVPADSEWHDHSVAWISHLPHVLAELLASNVAPQSLPAALAAGSFRDATRVAATRPELVDAMLLGNRAMVVEALESFLDQLEQAAVALKGSESRTLTERGHQHRTEWEAAREAYRRTTHVDLREPDARERLIGIGARGGYLISGPVSDESDVLTALVF is encoded by the coding sequence ATGCCTTCTCGCCCGAGCGTCGCCATAGTCGGCCTCGGCCTCATTGGGGGCTCGCTCGCTCTGCGCTTGAACGAGCGCGGTTACGACGTTCGTGGCCACGCGCGCGACCCCCAGACAGTTCGCGACGCGACCGACGCCGGCATCACGGCGTACGCCGACCTCGACACGATGCTGAGCAAACTGCCCAGCGACGCGGTGGTCGTACTCGCCACTCCGCTGCCCGCCGCGCTCGAGCTCCTCCCAAAGATTGCCGCCACGACACCGGACTCGGTCACGATCACCGATGTGGTCTCAACCAAGTCACCACTGCTGCAGGCGGCACGAGACGCCGGCGCCGCGCACCGTTACGTCGGAGCCCATCCGATGGCCGGCACCGCCGAGTCCGGGTTCGCCGCGGCGTACGCCGAGCTGCTCGACGACGCGACCTGGGTGGTCACCCTCGATGGCGGCACCGACCTGCAGCGCTGGCGCCAGGTCGCCGCGCTAGCACTCGACTCCGGCGGCAAGGTTGTGCCGGCCGACAGCGAATGGCATGACCATTCAGTGGCGTGGATCAGCCATCTGCCCCACGTGCTCGCCGAGCTGCTGGCCAGCAACGTCGCTCCGCAGAGCCTGCCGGCAGCGCTGGCGGCGGGCTCCTTCCGCGACGCCACGCGGGTTGCGGCGACGCGCCCGGAGCTGGTCGATGCGATGTTGCTCGGTAACCGGGCCATGGTGGTCGAGGCGCTGGAGTCGTTTCTCGATCAGCTCGAGCAGGCCGCGGTCGCGCTCAAGGGCAGCGAGTCGCGCACCTTGACCGAACGCGGACACCAGCACCGCACCGAGTGGGAGGCCGCGCGCGAGGCATATCGGCGTACGACGCACGTCGACCTGCGCGAGCCGGATGCTCGCGAACGGCTCATCGGGATCGGCGCTCGAGGCGGCTACCTGATTTCGGGACCGGTTTCCGATGAATCCGATGTGCTCACTGCACTAGTCTTCTAG
- a CDS encoding nucleoside deaminase codes for MREAIAAARQAPAHGDVPIGAVLLDASGVVVGAGHNTVERDGDATAHAELHALRQASATLGDKFVGGTLVVTIEPCTMCAGAAVLARVDRIVFGAAEPKTGAVVSLWDVVRDPRLNHRIEVLGPWDLSDQVAAECGELMRTFFRTLR; via the coding sequence ATGCGCGAGGCGATCGCTGCCGCGAGGCAGGCGCCGGCGCACGGGGATGTGCCGATCGGCGCCGTACTGCTCGATGCGTCCGGTGTTGTGGTCGGCGCCGGGCATAACACCGTCGAGCGCGACGGCGATGCGACCGCGCACGCGGAGCTGCACGCGCTGCGGCAGGCATCGGCGACGCTGGGGGACAAGTTCGTCGGCGGAACCCTCGTCGTCACGATCGAGCCCTGCACGATGTGCGCCGGGGCGGCGGTGCTGGCGCGGGTCGACCGGATCGTCTTCGGCGCCGCCGAGCCCAAGACCGGCGCTGTCGTGTCGTTGTGGGACGTGGTGCGCGATCCGCGGCTCAACCACCGCATCGAGGTGCTCGGGCCGTGGGACCTGTCTGATCAGGTCGCTGCCGAGTGCGGCGAGCTGATGCGCACCTTCTTCCGCACTCTGCGCTGA
- a CDS encoding GtrA family protein: MRSFLMQSWRFIVVGTAGTVLYLAMYVVLAEVLDTLLANVAAWTVSTVLTNEAHRRITFRAHDRARFDSTAGMLTSLLGLGLSSIAVALAEAQSTTVQLVALLAGTATAGTVRFVLLHLWYGDRAFEEIDDGGRRPKTNPIAATDTTRVSDDGVGFDTQRAHPGIGLREIVVGQLHRVGIDVHLDSEPADGTMVTMRGQHAAREEFA; this comes from the coding sequence ATGCGGTCGTTCCTGATGCAGTCGTGGCGGTTCATCGTCGTCGGGACGGCCGGCACAGTCCTCTATCTGGCGATGTACGTCGTACTTGCCGAAGTCCTCGACACCCTCCTGGCCAACGTCGCCGCGTGGACCGTCTCGACCGTGCTCACGAACGAGGCGCACCGCCGCATCACCTTCCGGGCGCACGATCGCGCGCGGTTCGACTCCACCGCCGGGATGCTCACGAGCCTTCTCGGCCTCGGCCTCAGCAGCATCGCTGTCGCGCTGGCCGAAGCGCAGTCGACGACGGTGCAGCTGGTCGCGTTGCTCGCCGGTACGGCGACTGCCGGGACGGTCCGGTTTGTGCTGCTGCACCTCTGGTACGGCGATCGCGCATTCGAGGAGATCGACGACGGCGGCCGCCGACCTAAGACGAATCCGATCGCCGCGACCGACACCACGAGGGTCAGTGACGACGGCGTCGGCTTCGACACCCAGCGAGCACACCCCGGCATCGGCCTGCGCGAGATCGTGGTGGGGCAGCTGCATCGGGTCGGCATCGACGTGCACCTCGACTCCGAGCCGGCCGACGGGACGATGGTGACCATGCGCGGACAGCATGCCGCACGTGAGGAGTTCGCGTGA